CGGTGAAAAAATCGAAATCGGCAAGAAACTGCAGGAAAGCCGCGAAGAGTTGGCATCCCTTCAGAAAGACCGGCGGATGCTGAAAGAGGAAGTCACCGAGAACGATATCGCCCATGTCATCGCCGCCTGGACGGGGATTCCGGTTCACAGCCTCCTCGAGGGAGAGACCGAGAAGCTGATCAAGATGGAAGATCGCCTCCACCAGAGGGTGGTCGGGCAGGATGAAGCCGTCCGGGCGGTTTCGGACGCCATCCGTCGGGGCCGGGTGGGGATGTCCGATCCGGACAAGCCGGTGGGTTCGTTCATTTTTCTGGGTCCCACCGGGGTGGGGAAAACCGAGCTGGCGAAAGCCCTGGCCGAGTTCCTCTTCGACGACGAACGGTCCATGGTGCGGCTCGATATGTCCGAATATCAGGAGAAACACACGGTTTCGAGACTGATAGGCGCTCCTCCCGGTTACGTCGGCTACGAGGAAGGAGGGCAGCTGACCGAGGCGGTCCGGCGTCATCCCTATACCGTGGTCCTGCTCGATGAGATAGAAAAGGCCCACCCCGAGGTCTTTAACGCCCTGCTCCAGGTTCTCGACGACGGCCGTCTTACCGACGGGCAGGGCCGGGTGGTCAATTTCAAGAACACGGTCCTGATCATGACCTCGAATATCGGATCGCCCGTGATTCAGGAATACGCCGGAGCCGACCGGGAAAAGATGAGGGAGAAGGTGCTGGAGATCTTGAGGGCGCATTTCCGCCCCGAGTTTCTCAATCGGGTGGACGAGGTCATCATCTTCAACGGTCTCGACCTGGAACAGATCAAGGCCATCGTGGATCTCCAGGTCGAGGAACTCCGAAAAAGGCTGAGCGACCGGAAAATGGAGATTTCGGTCACCGAGAAGGCCAGGGAATATCTTGCCCGCACCGGCTACGATCCGGCCTACGGCGCCCGGCCCCTCAAGCGGGTCATCCAGCGCCAGCTCGAAAATCCCCTGGCCATGAAGATACTGGAGGGGGAGTTTGCAGAGGGAGCGAAGATTGTGGCCGATTTCGATCCCCAAGGGGATCGGATCGAGTTTTCCCTGGGGTGATCGGTCCCCGGGGTTCGTCCCCGTTTCGGGAAAATGCGGGGAGGCCTCGGTGCGCTCGCCCGGCGGAAGGCGGAAGAAGGATGATAACGGCGCTTCAACGGGATGCCATCGTTGCCGTCGTCCTCGCGTCGGCGGTCTTTGCGGTTTTTTCTCCGACCGTCACGGGAAGGTTTCTCAACTGGGACGACGATCGCAATGTGGTCTATTGCCCTCCGGTTCGTTCTCTCGACCGCGGGTTCGTCGCCTGGAGCTTCACCAACTACCGGGTCGGGGATTTCAAACCCCTCACCTGGTTCAGCTACGCCTTCGATTACCGTTTCTGGGGGCTCAACCCGGTCGGGTACCGGCTGGGGAATCTTCTCCTGCACGCCGCCGCCGCCTTGGCCGTATACCGTCTGTTCCGTACGGCGGCTTCGCCGCCGATCCCGCCGGCTGCGGCGTGTTTAGGCGCATTGTTCTGGGCGGTTCATCCGCTGCGGCTGGAGAGCGTGGCTTGGATCAGCGACCGTAAGGGGTTGTTGTGCGGTTTCTTCTATCTTCTGGCCCTGCTTTCGTGGCTGGGCAACCGACGCCTACGTCCCGGCTGGTATCGGCGGACCCTCCTTTTCACGGTGCTCGCGCTTCTGTCCAAACCGGTCGCGGCCACGATTCCCGTCGCCCTGGCCGCCCTGGAACTGTTGCCGGGCCGGCGGCTCTCTCCCCGGCGCCTCGCGGCCGGACTCGCGCCCCTGGCCGCGCTCGCCGCTGTCACGGGGTTGCTCGCTTTGTACGGCCAGAGCCGGGGAGGCGCCTTGGCCGGATGGGGCTCAGCCGGCCTGGGCTCCCGTTTGATCTGGGGAGCGGAGGGAATAGTCCTATACCCCTATCTCCTGATCTTCCCCTGGAGAATCTCTTCGTCGTTTCCGATTCCCCCGATCGAGGGGGCGGCGTTGATCGCGGCGGCGGCGCTCTTCAGCGGCCTTCTCGTTTTCGCGTTCCGACTCCACGGGAAAAATCCGGCGCCGTTGGCGTGGCTCGTCTTTTACCTGGGGGCGATCTTCCCCTTCTGCGGGATTTTCCCGACCGGCCTGGTGACCGCCGCCGCTCGCTACGCCTACGTTCCGGGCGTGGCCCTGGCCGGGTTCGCGGCCACGGTTTTTCTGGGTCGGCATCCGCGCCGGGGGGCGGTGGCGGCGGCGGGTACGGCCGTCGCAGTTCTGGGAATATACACGTTCCTCTCCGGTTTTTACTGGCGGGACTCCCTGGCCCTGTGGAGCCGCGCGGCCCGCGTTTCGCCGGGGTCGCTCC
The window above is part of the bacterium genome. Proteins encoded here:
- a CDS encoding tetratricopeptide repeat protein; the protein is MITALQRDAIVAVVLASAVFAVFSPTVTGRFLNWDDDRNVVYCPPVRSLDRGFVAWSFTNYRVGDFKPLTWFSYAFDYRFWGLNPVGYRLGNLLLHAAAALAVYRLFRTAASPPIPPAAACLGALFWAVHPLRLESVAWISDRKGLLCGFFYLLALLSWLGNRRLRPGWYRRTLLFTVLALLSKPVAATIPVALAALELLPGRRLSPRRLAAGLAPLAALAAVTGLLALYGQSRGGALAGWGSAGLGSRLIWGAEGIVLYPYLLIFPWRISSSFPIPPIEGAALIAAAALFSGLLVFAFRLHGKNPAPLAWLVFYLGAIFPFCGIFPTGLVTAAARYAYVPGVALAGFAATVFLGRHPRRGAVAAAGTAVAVLGIYTFLSGFYWRDSLALWSRAARVSPGSLPARAHYGEVLYERGCPEPASRELYRALELFRETPLPAPGVGLAVITNLSQALMRMERYSQAEAVLAPAVRESPGWLLHSLYASLSRRQGRIEPARRHYRLALAGNPLWIPALCELGLMEAQSGDPAAAARYYRRALLLSPRSPRARYYLALLRLDQGDPASAQAILEPLRREYPSSQWLARAAAAAAAAGNGAPPLFEPPPPGFPKEPDIPFFAPGEQGAGAIALAP